The following are from one region of the Streptomyces changanensis genome:
- the rfbB gene encoding dTDP-glucose 4,6-dehydratase: MRILVTGGAGFIGSHYTRALLDDTYEPGAAHTVTVLDALTYAGDRDNLPAAHDRLAFVHGDVCDAALLADLLPGHDAVVHFAAESHVDRSIDGGADFVRTNVLGTQTLLQAAVDAGVGRVVHVSTDEVYGSIETGSWTEDSPLLPNSPYAASKAGSDLIARAYWRTHGLPVSVTRCSNNYGPRQHPEKVIPRFVTNLLQGEPVPLYGDGRNRREWLHVDDHCRALHLVLTRGRPGEVYNVGGGDDLSNRELTERILDLCGADASMIRHVPDRKGHDLRYALSDRKIREELGYAPRHTLAEGLAATVAWYRDHPDRWKAARTPHHP; the protein is encoded by the coding sequence ATGAGGATCCTGGTGACCGGCGGTGCCGGCTTCATCGGCTCGCACTACACCCGCGCCCTCCTCGACGACACCTACGAACCGGGCGCCGCGCACACCGTGACCGTCCTCGACGCGCTCACCTACGCCGGCGACCGCGACAACCTCCCCGCCGCCCACGACCGCCTCGCCTTCGTCCACGGCGACGTCTGCGACGCGGCGCTCCTCGCCGACCTGCTCCCCGGACACGACGCCGTCGTCCACTTCGCCGCCGAGTCGCACGTCGACCGCTCCATCGACGGCGGCGCCGACTTCGTCCGCACCAACGTCCTCGGCACGCAGACCCTCCTCCAGGCCGCCGTCGACGCCGGCGTGGGCCGCGTCGTCCACGTCTCGACCGACGAGGTGTACGGGTCGATCGAGACCGGGTCGTGGACCGAGGACTCGCCCCTGCTGCCCAACTCCCCCTACGCCGCCTCCAAGGCCGGCTCCGACCTGATCGCCCGCGCGTACTGGCGCACCCACGGCCTGCCCGTCAGCGTGACCCGCTGCTCCAACAACTACGGCCCCCGCCAGCACCCCGAGAAGGTCATCCCGCGCTTCGTCACGAACCTCCTGCAGGGCGAGCCCGTCCCGCTGTACGGCGACGGCCGCAACCGCCGCGAGTGGCTCCACGTCGACGACCACTGCCGCGCCCTGCACCTCGTCCTCACCCGCGGCCGGCCCGGCGAGGTCTACAACGTCGGCGGCGGCGACGACCTGTCCAACCGCGAACTCACCGAGCGGATCCTCGACCTGTGCGGCGCGGACGCGTCGATGATCCGCCACGTGCCCGACCGCAAGGGCCACGACCTGCGCTACGCGCTCAGCGACCGCAAGATCCGTGAGGAGCTCGGCTACGCGCCCCGCCACACCCTGGCCGAGGGCCTCGCCGCCACCGTCGCCTGGTACCGCGACCACCCCGACCGGTGGAAGGCCGCGCGCACCCCGCACCACCCCTGA
- a CDS encoding DegT/DnrJ/EryC1/StrS family aminotransferase produces the protein MTTYVWDYLPEYEKEKDDILDAVATVFASGRLVLGDSVSGFEEEFAAYHGGGRCTGVDNGTNALKLALEALGVGPGDEVITVSNTAAPTVVAIVSTGATPVFVDVREEDFLIDPEKVEAAVTDRTKVLLPVHLYGQCADMEPLRRIADRHGLKILEDCAQAHGARHHGRLAGTMGDAAAFSFYPTKVLGAYGDGGAVLTADEETDRAMRQLRYYGMDKVYYVVRTPGHNARLDEVQAEILRRKLTRLDAYVEGRNAVARRYERGLGDLTGPGGLRLPATNPGNSHVYYVYVVRHPRRDEIIEALKAHDISLNISYPWPVHTMSGFAHLGVEPGSLPVTERLAGEIFSLPMYPSLPEDVQERVITALRSVLAAL, from the coding sequence ATGACCACGTACGTCTGGGACTACCTGCCCGAGTACGAGAAGGAGAAGGACGACATCCTCGACGCGGTCGCCACGGTCTTCGCGTCCGGCCGCCTCGTGCTCGGCGACAGCGTCTCCGGCTTCGAGGAGGAGTTCGCCGCCTACCACGGCGGCGGCCGGTGCACCGGCGTCGACAACGGCACCAACGCGCTGAAGCTCGCCCTGGAGGCGCTCGGCGTCGGCCCCGGCGACGAAGTGATCACCGTCTCGAACACGGCCGCGCCGACCGTCGTCGCGATCGTCTCGACCGGCGCCACGCCCGTCTTCGTCGACGTCCGCGAGGAGGACTTCCTCATCGACCCCGAGAAGGTCGAGGCGGCCGTCACCGACCGCACCAAGGTCCTCCTCCCCGTCCACCTCTACGGCCAGTGCGCCGACATGGAGCCGCTGCGCCGCATCGCCGACCGGCACGGACTGAAGATCCTGGAGGACTGCGCCCAGGCCCACGGCGCCCGCCACCACGGCCGCCTCGCCGGGACCATGGGCGACGCCGCGGCGTTCTCCTTCTACCCGACGAAGGTCCTCGGCGCGTACGGCGACGGCGGCGCCGTCCTCACCGCCGACGAGGAGACCGACCGGGCCATGCGCCAGCTGCGCTACTACGGCATGGACAAGGTCTACTACGTCGTCCGCACCCCCGGGCACAACGCCCGCCTCGACGAGGTCCAGGCCGAGATCCTGCGCCGCAAGCTCACCCGCCTCGACGCCTACGTCGAGGGCCGGAACGCCGTCGCCCGCCGCTACGAGCGGGGCCTCGGCGACCTCACCGGCCCCGGCGGGCTCCGGCTCCCCGCCACCAACCCCGGCAACAGCCATGTCTACTACGTGTACGTCGTCCGCCACCCGCGCCGCGACGAGATCATCGAGGCCCTCAAGGCCCACGACATCTCCCTCAACATCAGCTACCCGTGGCCCGTGCACACCATGTCCGGCTTCGCCCACCTCGGCGTGGAGCCCGGGTCGCTGCCCGTCACCGAACGGCTCGCCGGCGAGATCTTCTCGCTGCCCATGTACCCCTCGCTGCCCGAGGACGTCCAGGAGCGTGTCATCACCGCCCTGCGCTCCGTCCTCGCCGCGCTGTGA
- a CDS encoding heavy metal translocating P-type ATPase, giving the protein MTAPGPVADATTTTDLVIGGMTCGACVARVEKGLAKLEGVVASVNLATHTARVTHPPTYTVPDLVAAVERSGFTAEPPAPPKSGDETEAGRQERRDQEAAAEDAAQRGRLIVTAFLAVPVLALSMIPALQFSNWQWLCFALAAPVAFWSTWPCHVKAVRGLQHGASTMDTLVSLGTVAAFSWSTYALFFGGAGQPGMTMPFTLLPSASAGVAHIYLEAAVAVPLFVLTGRYLEARAKRGTGAALRSLAELAAKEVSVRCQKSGRERRVPVDQLRVGQVFVVRPGEKVATDGVVVEGSSALDLSLVTGESDPVEVGPGSPAVGAAVNAGGLLLVRATAVGEDTQLARITKLVTNALAGKARAQRVADQVAGVFVPVVLALAVTVLGFWLGAGADAQAAVTVAVSVLVVACPCALGLATPTALLAATGRGAQLGILVKGPRALESLRAVDTVVLDKTGTLTTGKLHVTAVTPVDGTDGGEGAGPSRVHAVLRLAGAVEQGSDHPLGRAIAGYARRTLGEDALPPVADFASTTGVGVAGRVDGVRVEVCAPGDEVLPEPLAAALAKAESSAHTPVLVKVDGSARALIALGDTLRPGAYRAVERLRRLGLRPVLATGDREATAHAVAKELGIPTADVHARCTPEDKAALVAGMKGEGRRVAVIGDGVNDTVALAGADLGIAMGGGTDAAIGAADVTLVREDIEAVADSVLLARRTLGTIRTNLVWAFGYNAVLIPLAATGWLNPMVASAAMSVSSVIVVTNSLRLRGWQPRRPAAAARRTTEAPV; this is encoded by the coding sequence ATGACCGCGCCCGGACCCGTGGCCGACGCCACGACCACCACCGACCTCGTCATCGGCGGCATGACGTGCGGTGCGTGCGTCGCCCGCGTCGAGAAGGGGCTCGCGAAGCTGGAGGGCGTCGTCGCGTCGGTCAACCTCGCCACGCACACCGCCCGGGTCACGCACCCGCCCACCTACACCGTCCCCGACCTCGTCGCCGCCGTCGAGCGGTCCGGCTTCACCGCCGAACCGCCCGCGCCGCCGAAGTCCGGCGACGAGACCGAGGCCGGCCGGCAGGAGCGGCGCGACCAGGAGGCCGCCGCCGAGGACGCCGCGCAGCGCGGGCGGCTGATCGTGACGGCGTTCCTCGCGGTGCCCGTCCTCGCCCTCTCCATGATCCCCGCCCTGCAGTTCAGCAACTGGCAGTGGCTGTGCTTCGCACTGGCCGCGCCGGTCGCGTTCTGGAGCACCTGGCCCTGCCACGTGAAGGCGGTCCGGGGGCTGCAGCACGGGGCGTCCACGATGGACACGCTCGTCTCCCTCGGCACCGTGGCGGCCTTCTCCTGGTCGACGTACGCCCTGTTCTTCGGCGGCGCCGGGCAGCCGGGCATGACGATGCCGTTCACGCTGCTGCCGTCGGCGTCCGCGGGCGTCGCCCACATCTACCTGGAGGCGGCGGTCGCCGTCCCGCTGTTCGTGCTGACCGGGCGGTACCTGGAGGCCCGCGCCAAGCGCGGCACCGGCGCCGCGCTGCGGTCGCTGGCCGAGCTGGCCGCCAAGGAGGTCTCCGTACGCTGCCAGAAGTCGGGGCGCGAGCGGCGCGTCCCGGTCGACCAGCTGCGCGTGGGTCAGGTCTTCGTCGTACGGCCCGGTGAGAAGGTCGCCACCGACGGCGTGGTCGTGGAGGGCAGTTCGGCCCTCGACCTGTCGCTGGTGACCGGGGAGAGCGACCCCGTCGAGGTCGGCCCCGGCTCTCCGGCCGTGGGCGCCGCCGTCAACGCCGGCGGTCTGCTGCTGGTCCGGGCGACCGCGGTCGGCGAGGACACGCAGCTGGCCCGCATCACCAAGCTCGTCACCAACGCGCTGGCGGGCAAGGCCCGGGCGCAGCGCGTCGCCGACCAGGTGGCCGGGGTGTTCGTCCCGGTGGTGCTGGCGCTGGCCGTGACCGTGCTGGGGTTCTGGCTCGGCGCCGGCGCGGACGCCCAGGCGGCCGTGACGGTCGCCGTGTCCGTGCTGGTCGTCGCCTGCCCGTGCGCCCTGGGCCTCGCCACTCCGACGGCGCTGCTCGCGGCGACCGGGCGCGGCGCCCAGCTGGGCATCCTCGTCAAGGGTCCGCGCGCGCTGGAGTCGCTGCGGGCCGTCGACACGGTGGTCCTGGACAAGACCGGCACGCTCACCACCGGCAAGCTGCACGTCACCGCGGTCACCCCGGTCGACGGCACGGACGGCGGCGAGGGCGCCGGCCCCTCGCGCGTCCACGCGGTGCTGCGGCTGGCCGGCGCGGTCGAGCAGGGCTCGGACCACCCGCTGGGCCGCGCCATCGCCGGGTACGCGCGGCGCACCCTCGGCGAGGACGCGCTGCCCCCGGTCGCCGACTTCGCCTCCACCACCGGTGTGGGCGTCGCCGGCCGGGTCGACGGCGTACGGGTGGAGGTGTGCGCCCCGGGAGACGAGGTGCTGCCCGAGCCGCTCGCCGCCGCGCTCGCCAAGGCCGAGAGCAGTGCGCACACCCCGGTCCTGGTCAAGGTGGACGGCTCCGCCCGGGCGCTGATCGCGCTGGGCGACACGCTGCGGCCGGGCGCGTACCGCGCCGTGGAGCGACTGCGGCGGCTCGGGCTGCGTCCGGTGCTCGCCACCGGTGACCGCGAGGCCACGGCCCACGCCGTCGCCAAGGAGCTCGGCATCCCCACGGCGGACGTGCACGCCCGGTGCACGCCGGAGGACAAGGCCGCGCTGGTGGCGGGGATGAAGGGCGAGGGCCGCCGGGTCGCCGTGATCGGTGACGGCGTCAACGACACCGTCGCCCTGGCCGGCGCCGACCTGGGCATCGCCATGGGCGGCGGTACGGACGCGGCGATCGGCGCCGCCGACGTGACGCTGGTCCGGGAGGACATCGAGGCCGTCGCCGACTCCGTCCTGCTGGCCCGCCGCACGCTCGGCACGATCCGGACCAACCTGGTGTGGGCGTTCGGCTACAACGCCGTCCTCATCCCCCTCGCGGCGACCGGCTGGCTCAACCCGATGGTGGCGTCCGCCGCCATGTCGGTCAGCTCGGTGATCGTCGTGACCAACAGCCTGCGGCTGCGCGGGTGGCAGCCCCGCCGCCCGGCCGCGGCCGCGCGCAGGACGACGGAGGCACCCGTATGA
- a CDS encoding NDP-hexose 2,3-dehydratase family protein — MTAAALLRPRAAQDLAARLARSAAAVGHGDHVRTEDVPGWLAARSRAHRFAVRRVPLDRLDGWSFTPDEGDLVHRSGRFFAVRGLAATVDEGPFGSWQQPIIHQPEVGILGILAKEFDGVLHFLLQAKMEPGNPGLLQLSPTVQATRSNYQRVHEGAGVKYLEHFTDAARGRVLADSLQSEHGSWFFRKSNRNMLVETDAEVPEDPDFRWLTLGQIGELLRHDHLVNMDARTVLACFPMAVPEPGALHSDTELLSWFTAERARHDVDVRLVPLAGVADWARDAEGIGRPDGRFFRITGVTVEAGNREVTGWSQPLLEPCGTGIAAFVFRRLGGVPHVLVHAKVEAGYLDTIELAPTVQCTPGNWDPVRTEDRPPFLDLVRAADERGTAHYAAEHSEEGGRFLEARIRYLFVSADEDTAPVDPPPGYRWVTVGQLNSLTAHGHYVNVQARTLLACLNSGAVRL; from the coding sequence GTGACCGCCGCCGCGCTCCTGCGGCCCCGGGCCGCCCAGGACCTGGCCGCGCGGCTCGCGCGCTCCGCCGCCGCCGTCGGCCACGGCGACCACGTGCGCACCGAGGACGTCCCGGGCTGGCTCGCCGCCCGCTCCCGCGCCCACCGGTTCGCCGTGCGCCGGGTGCCGCTGGACCGGCTCGACGGCTGGTCGTTCACTCCGGACGAGGGCGACCTCGTACACCGCAGCGGCCGGTTCTTCGCCGTGCGCGGCCTGGCCGCCACCGTCGACGAGGGGCCGTTCGGCAGCTGGCAGCAGCCGATCATCCACCAGCCCGAGGTCGGCATCCTCGGCATCCTCGCCAAGGAGTTCGACGGGGTCCTGCACTTCCTGCTCCAGGCCAAGATGGAACCGGGCAACCCCGGCCTCCTCCAGCTCTCCCCGACCGTGCAGGCCACCCGCAGCAACTACCAGCGGGTCCACGAGGGCGCCGGGGTGAAGTACCTCGAACACTTCACGGACGCCGCCCGCGGCCGGGTGCTCGCCGACTCCCTCCAGTCCGAACACGGCTCGTGGTTCTTCCGCAAGTCGAACCGGAACATGCTCGTGGAGACGGACGCCGAGGTCCCCGAGGACCCGGACTTCCGCTGGCTGACCCTCGGCCAGATCGGCGAGCTGCTCCGCCACGACCATCTCGTCAACATGGACGCCCGCACGGTCCTCGCCTGCTTCCCGATGGCGGTCCCGGAGCCGGGCGCCCTCCACTCCGACACCGAGCTGCTGTCGTGGTTCACCGCCGAGCGGGCCCGCCACGACGTCGACGTGCGGCTCGTCCCCCTCGCCGGTGTCGCCGACTGGGCGCGGGACGCCGAGGGCATAGGCCGCCCCGACGGGCGCTTCTTCCGCATCACCGGCGTCACCGTCGAGGCCGGGAACCGCGAGGTCACCGGCTGGTCCCAGCCGCTGCTCGAACCGTGCGGCACCGGGATCGCCGCGTTCGTCTTCCGTCGCCTGGGCGGGGTCCCGCACGTGCTCGTCCACGCCAAGGTGGAGGCCGGGTACCTCGACACGATCGAACTCGCCCCCACCGTGCAGTGCACCCCCGGCAACTGGGACCCGGTGCGCACCGAGGACCGGCCGCCCTTCCTGGACCTGGTCCGCGCCGCCGACGAGCGGGGCACCGCCCACTACGCCGCCGAGCACTCCGAGGAGGGCGGCCGGTTCCTGGAGGCCCGCATCCGGTACCTCTTCGTCAGCGCCGACGAGGACACCGCGCCCGTCGACCCGCCGCCGGGCTACCGCTGGGTGACGGTCGGCCAGCTCAACTCGCTGACCGCGCACGGCCACTACGTCAACGTGCAGGCCCGCACCCTGCTGGCCTGCCTCAACTCCGGTGCCGTCCGGCTCTGA
- a CDS encoding copper chaperone PCu(A)C, which produces MRAVVRRIDKVLPAVAAAVASAIAMGGLTAWTAAGAAGTPAELEVTHARLLQPFPGRESTAVVFTVTNGGNATDRLTGVSSPAVTEAMLARDADAGEAAARMQMIASVEVPAAGTLEMTPYGTDVMVKLREPVRLGQRIPFTLHFEQSGDVRTEALVVRHSEWSYR; this is translated from the coding sequence ATGAGGGCCGTGGTACGCCGGATCGACAAGGTCCTGCCCGCGGTGGCCGCGGCCGTGGCGAGCGCGATCGCGATGGGCGGGCTCACCGCCTGGACGGCGGCCGGCGCCGCCGGGACGCCCGCGGAGTTGGAGGTGACGCACGCGCGGCTGCTCCAGCCGTTCCCCGGACGGGAGTCGACCGCCGTGGTGTTCACCGTCACCAACGGCGGCAACGCCACCGACCGGCTGACGGGCGTCAGCTCCCCGGCCGTGACCGAGGCGATGCTCGCGCGGGACGCGGACGCGGGCGAGGCGGCCGCCAGGATGCAGATGATCGCCTCCGTGGAGGTCCCCGCCGCCGGGACGCTGGAGATGACCCCGTACGGCACGGACGTGATGGTCAAGCTGCGCGAGCCGGTCCGGCTCGGCCAGCGGATCCCCTTCACGCTCCACTTCGAGCAGAGCGGCGACGTCCGCACCGAGGCGCTCGTGGTGCGCCACTCGGAGTGGTCCTACCGCTGA
- the rfbA gene encoding glucose-1-phosphate thymidylyltransferase RfbA — translation MKGIILAGGHGTRLHPITLGVSKQLLPVYDKPMIYYPLSVLMLAGVTDIHIIAAPGDVPGFQRLLGDGSTLGLTLTYAEQDKPRGLADAFVLGAEHIGDDSVALILGDNLFHGPGFGEILRTSARDVDGCVLFGYPVGDPERYGVGEVDADGRLVGLEEKPARPRSNLAITGLYFYDNDVVDIARSLRPSDRGELEITDVNRIYLERGKATFVQLGRGFVWLDTGTHDALTEAGQYVQILSHRQGVRIGCVEEIAWRMGYIDRDACHRLGLALAKSPYGQYLMEITTDDRHAQPARRDEEPA, via the coding sequence ATGAAGGGAATCATCCTGGCCGGCGGCCACGGCACCCGGCTGCACCCCATCACGCTGGGCGTCTCCAAGCAGCTGCTGCCGGTCTACGACAAGCCGATGATCTACTACCCGCTCTCCGTCCTGATGCTCGCCGGCGTCACCGACATCCACATCATCGCGGCCCCCGGCGACGTCCCGGGCTTCCAGCGGCTCCTCGGCGACGGCTCGACCCTGGGCCTCACGCTCACCTACGCCGAGCAGGACAAGCCGCGCGGCCTCGCCGACGCGTTCGTCCTCGGCGCCGAGCACATCGGCGACGACTCCGTCGCCCTCATCCTCGGCGACAACCTCTTCCACGGGCCCGGCTTCGGCGAGATCCTCCGCACCAGCGCCCGGGACGTCGACGGCTGCGTGCTGTTCGGCTACCCCGTCGGCGACCCCGAGCGGTACGGCGTCGGCGAGGTCGACGCCGACGGCCGGCTGGTCGGCCTGGAGGAGAAGCCGGCCCGGCCCCGCTCCAACCTGGCCATCACGGGCCTGTACTTCTACGACAACGACGTCGTCGACATCGCCCGCTCGCTGCGCCCCTCGGACCGCGGCGAGCTGGAGATCACCGACGTCAACCGCATCTACCTGGAGCGCGGCAAGGCCACCTTCGTCCAGCTCGGCCGCGGCTTCGTCTGGCTCGACACGGGCACGCACGACGCCCTCACCGAGGCCGGCCAGTACGTGCAGATCCTCTCCCACCGGCAGGGGGTCCGCATCGGCTGCGTCGAGGAGATCGCCTGGCGCATGGGGTACATCGACCGCGACGCCTGCCACCGCCTGGGCCTCGCCCTCGCCAAGTCGCCCTACGGGCAGTACCTGATGGAGATCACGACCGACGACCGGCACGCCCAGCCGGCCAGGAGAGACGAGGAGCCCGCATGA
- a CDS encoding NAD-dependent epimerase/dehydratase family protein, producing the protein MAVTPAPRVALLGATGFVGSAVLRELAARPVRIRAVSRRPARIPDGARADVEVRAADLTEPGEMAAAVADADVVVLATLYSAATSTWRIEDGDSSAERVNVGLARDLVDALAARGAGPLPKVVFTGAASQVGPTDKEVLDGTEEDRPAGEYDRQKLAAERLLLDASARGVLRGTSLRLPTVFGYGPGSTARDRGIVSAMTRRALAGDPITMWHDGSVRRDLLYVEDLARAVVAGVDHTDALAGRHWLLGTGEGRPLGPVFQQVAVLVSDRTGKPPVPVVSVEPPAHAEAGDFASVTIDASAFRAATGWAPTTPFPEALRRTVAHLADEAERERRAPGGRP; encoded by the coding sequence GTGGCAGTGACCCCCGCCCCGCGCGTCGCCCTGCTCGGCGCGACCGGTTTCGTCGGTTCCGCCGTCCTGCGCGAGCTGGCCGCCCGACCCGTCCGGATCCGCGCCGTCTCCCGCCGACCCGCCCGGATCCCGGACGGCGCCCGCGCCGACGTCGAGGTGCGCGCCGCCGACCTCACCGAGCCCGGCGAGATGGCCGCCGCCGTCGCCGACGCGGACGTCGTCGTCCTCGCCACCCTGTACAGCGCGGCCACCTCCACCTGGCGCATCGAGGACGGCGACTCCTCCGCCGAACGCGTCAACGTCGGCCTCGCCCGCGACCTCGTCGACGCCCTCGCCGCCCGCGGCGCCGGGCCCCTGCCGAAGGTCGTCTTCACGGGCGCCGCCTCCCAGGTCGGCCCCACCGACAAGGAGGTCCTCGACGGCACCGAGGAGGACCGCCCGGCCGGCGAGTACGACCGGCAGAAGCTCGCCGCCGAGCGGCTCCTGCTCGACGCGAGCGCCCGCGGCGTGCTCCGCGGCACCTCCCTGCGGCTGCCCACCGTCTTCGGGTACGGCCCCGGCTCTACCGCCCGCGACCGCGGCATCGTCTCGGCGATGACCCGCCGCGCGCTGGCCGGCGACCCCATCACCATGTGGCACGACGGCAGCGTCCGCCGCGACCTGCTCTACGTGGAGGACCTGGCCCGGGCCGTCGTCGCCGGCGTCGACCACACCGACGCCCTCGCGGGCCGGCACTGGCTGCTCGGCACCGGCGAGGGCAGGCCGCTCGGCCCCGTCTTCCAGCAGGTCGCCGTCCTCGTCTCGGACCGCACCGGCAAACCGCCCGTCCCCGTCGTCTCCGTGGAGCCGCCCGCGCACGCGGAGGCCGGTGACTTCGCGAGCGTCACCATCGACGCCTCCGCGTTCCGCGCCGCCACCGGCTGGGCGCCCACCACCCCGTTCCCCGAGGCGCTGCGCCGCACCGTCGCGCACCTCGCCGACGAGGCGGAACGCGAGCGGCGCGCCCCGGGGGGCCGGCCGTGA
- a CDS encoding dTDP-4-dehydrorhamnose 3,5-epimerase family protein has product MQVQKLGIEGAFAFTPPVHRDDRGLFTSPYQEAPFSGVRGRALFPVRDISHNLSARGVLRGIHYTTTPPGRAKYVYCPYGRVRDYLVDLRVGSPTFGRHETAELGGDTCQALYIPVGVGHAFLSLEDDSMVVYVMSEGYTAANELAVSPLDPALALPIPDGYDLAQSERDTAAPTLAEARERGLLPEYDTCLKVEAALWQ; this is encoded by the coding sequence GTGCAGGTACAGAAGCTGGGCATCGAGGGCGCGTTCGCCTTCACGCCGCCCGTCCACCGGGACGACCGCGGCCTGTTCACCTCCCCCTACCAGGAGGCCCCCTTCAGCGGGGTCCGCGGCCGGGCCCTCTTCCCCGTCCGCGACATCAGCCACAACCTCTCCGCCCGCGGCGTACTGCGCGGCATCCACTACACGACCACCCCGCCCGGCCGTGCCAAGTACGTCTACTGCCCCTACGGCCGGGTCCGGGACTACCTCGTCGACCTGCGCGTCGGCTCCCCGACCTTCGGCCGTCACGAGACCGCCGAACTCGGCGGTGACACCTGCCAGGCCCTGTACATCCCGGTCGGCGTCGGCCACGCCTTCCTCTCCCTGGAGGACGACTCCATGGTCGTCTACGTGATGTCCGAGGGGTACACCGCCGCGAACGAGCTGGCCGTCTCCCCCCTCGACCCCGCACTGGCGCTGCCGATCCCCGACGGGTACGACCTGGCCCAGTCCGAGCGGGACACCGCCGCGCCCACCCTCGCCGAGGCGCGGGAACGCGGCCTGCTGCCCGAGTACGACACCTGCCTGAAGGTGGAGGCGGCGCTGTGGCAGTGA
- a CDS encoding alpha/beta hydrolase codes for MPGTPPSGAAVRVALDAGGLTLSGLLAEPAGEPRGTVLALHGGGMTAGYFDGRAHPSVSLLALGARLGYTVLAVDRPGYGASAPHLPDGLGVADQAELLRAAIADFAARYRLGGGLLVLGHSFGGQVALTAAAQGLHEGLVGLDISGCGHRRALPGAGPGALPGPGGIPGPAAGPDGRRRTGSARWNWGPPSLYPPGTFTAGAELVCEPPAREVAQAARWPRDFPRVAARTTVPVRLTFAEHEAWWRHDAEALAELTAYFTAAERVQVARQTAAGHNISLGWAAGAYHRRVFAFFEELLCCGGPAHRLDGVRSASPA; via the coding sequence ATGCCCGGCACACCCCCGTCCGGCGCGGCCGTCCGCGTCGCGCTGGACGCCGGCGGGCTGACGCTCTCCGGTCTGCTCGCCGAGCCGGCCGGGGAGCCGAGGGGAACCGTGCTCGCCCTGCACGGCGGGGGCATGACCGCCGGGTACTTCGACGGCCGGGCGCACCCGAGCGTGTCCCTGCTGGCCCTCGGGGCCCGCCTGGGCTACACCGTCCTGGCCGTCGACCGCCCCGGGTACGGCGCCTCCGCGCCCCACCTGCCGGACGGGCTCGGCGTCGCCGACCAGGCCGAACTGCTCCGGGCGGCGATCGCCGACTTCGCCGCCCGGTACCGGCTCGGTGGGGGCCTGCTCGTCCTCGGCCACTCCTTCGGCGGCCAGGTGGCGCTGACCGCCGCGGCCCAGGGGCTCCACGAGGGCCTGGTCGGGCTGGACATCTCCGGGTGCGGCCACCGCCGCGCCCTGCCCGGCGCGGGCCCCGGCGCGCTCCCGGGCCCCGGGGGGATCCCCGGCCCGGCCGCCGGCCCGGACGGGCGCCGCCGGACCGGCTCGGCGCGGTGGAACTGGGGCCCGCCGAGCCTCTACCCGCCCGGCACCTTCACGGCCGGCGCCGAGCTGGTGTGCGAGCCGCCCGCCCGTGAGGTGGCGCAGGCGGCGCGCTGGCCGCGGGACTTCCCGCGGGTGGCGGCGCGCACGACGGTACCGGTGCGCCTGACGTTCGCCGAGCACGAGGCGTGGTGGCGGCACGACGCCGAGGCGCTGGCCGAGTTGACCGCGTACTTCACGGCGGCGGAGCGGGTGCAGGTGGCCCGCCAGACCGCCGCCGGGCACAACATCAGCCTCGGCTGGGCCGCCGGCGCCTACCACCGCCGGGTCTTCGCCTTCTTCGAGGAGCTGCTGTGCTGCGGCGGCCCGGCCCACCGGCTGGACGGCGTCCGCTCGGCCAGCCCGGCGTGA